The Caballeronia sp. Lep1P3 genome segment ACGGCCATCTTGCGAGCGGCGCTGACGTGGTCGACGCCGGCGTTGGTGCGCGTGTCGGACAGGAACACGAGGCCCTCGTCCACGCACATGCCCACGCAGTAAGTCATGTCGATATTTCCGAAAATCAAAAAACCAAACCAATATTGTACTAATCGGGCTCGCGCATCGCATCGCGCGTGCTTATGTGCGCAATATCGGCACGCGCATGCGCTCGCTTGAGCGCGCAATGCGATGCGCGTTTTCGCGCTAGACTCGGCGCCTGTCTCGCTCTTTCCTTTTGTTTCCGATGCCTCAGGATTCTCTCGCCGATGCCTTGCTCGCCGGTCTCGCGCGCCCTATCGTGTTCGTCGATCTCGAAACCACGGGCAGCGACGCGACGGCCGATCGCATCACCGAAATCGGCGTCGTCGAAGCGAGCACGGCGGGCATCGAGCAATGGAGCGTGCTCGTCGATCCGGGCATGCCGGTGCCGCCTTTCGTCTCGCGGCTGACGGGCATCGACGATGCCATGCTGCGCGGGCAGCCCACGTTCGAATCGCTCGCGCCCGCGCTTGCCGAACGGCTCAACGGCAAGCTCTTCGTCGCGCACAACGCGCGCTTCGACTACGGCTTTCTCAAGAACGAGTTTCGCCGCGCGGGCATCGCCTTTCGCGCGGATACGCTATGCACGGTGCGGCTCTCGCGCGCGCTTTTTCCGTCGGTCGAGCGGCATGGTCTCGATGCGCTCATCGCGCGCTTCGATCTCGCGCCGCAAGGACGGCATCGCGCGCTCGCGGATGCGGACCTCCTGTGGCAGTTCTGGCAGAAGATTCACGAGCTTTATTCGCAGGAACTCGTCGATGCCGCGGTGAAGACGCTCGTGAAACGCGCGAGTCTGCCCGCCGCGCTGCCCGAAGGCGCGCTCGATGCGTTGCCGTCCGCGCCCGGCGTCTATCTCTTTCATGGCGACGACGACGTGCCGCTCTATATTGGCAAGAGCATCAATCTGAAGCAGCGCGTGGCCGCGCATTTCTCGGGCGATCATCGGCTGGCGAAGGACCTGTCGATATCGCAGGCGATCCGTCGCATCGATTATCGCGAGACGGTCGGCGAACTCGGCGCGCTGCTGCTCGAAGCGAAGCTCGTGAAGGACTTGCAGCCGGTGCACAATCGCCTGCTCAAGCGCGCATCGGCTACGTGTGCATGGCAATGGCTGCCGGGCGCGCCCGCGCCGGTTCTTCTGCGCGCCGACAAGCGCGATCTGTCGCGCGAGCCGCATCTGTTCGGCGTGTTCGCGTCGCGAGCGAAGGCGCATGGGTTCATGCGCCATCTCGCCGATGAACACACGCTCTGTCCCGCGACGCTGGGCCTCGAAAAAGCGCCGCCGGGACGCATGCGCGGCTGCTTCGGCTATCAGGTGAAGCGGTGTCTGGGCGCATGCGCGGGCGCCGAGACGCTCGCGCATCACGCGGCGCGCGCGCTCGAAGCGCTCGAGCCTGCGCGCGTCGTGCGCTGGCCGCACGAAGGCGCTGTCGCGATTGCCGAGCGCGATGCGCAAACCGGCCGCGAAGCGTGGCATGTGATCGACCGCTGGTGTTACGTCGGCACCTGTGCAACGCGCGAAGACATTGCGGCGCTGCTCGGGCACGCACCGTCGCCGCGCCCTTTCGATGCCGACGTCTATGCGCTGCTCGCGAAACGCTTCGCTTGCGGACAGCTCGAATGGCTTGCCTGCGATGCGCGTCCCGCATTCGATCTCGTCATGCAGCAAGCGATGCCGACGCTCGCCGCATCGAACGAAAAGCGTGCTGCGCCGCGCCGTCGCGCGAGCGACGTCACGAACGCGGCACAGCTCGCGCTGCCCGTTTAAGCCAAGCCGCCATTCGCGCGCAACACTTGCCCGTTGACCCAGCCCGCGTCCGCACTGGCGAGAAACCCCACGACCGACGCGATATCGTCCGGTTGACCGAGCCGCTCCAGCGGCGGCATCTTCGCGAAGCTCGCGATCTGTTCGTCGCTCTTGCCTTCGAGAAAGAGCGACGTCGCCACCGGTCCCGGAGCGATGGCATTCACCGTGATGCCGCGCCCGCGCAATTCCTTCGCAAAGACGTGCGTGAACGCTTCGACGGCCGCTTTCGTCGCGTTATAGACCGCGTAGCCGGGCATGTTGAGCGCGAGCGTGGTGCTCGAGAAGTTCACGATGCGTCCGCCGTCGTTCATGCGCGATGCCGCTTCGCGTAACGTGTTGAATGTACCGCGCACGTTGATATCGAACGTGCGGTCGTAGAGCGCGTCGCTGGTGTCGGCGAGCGGCATGGTCTTCAGAACGCCCGCGTTGTTCACCAGCACATCGACCTTGCCTAGCTGCGCCTCGACCGCATCGAACATGCGCCGCACGTCGTCGGCATGCGCCACGTCCGCTTTCACCGCGATGCCCGCGTCTAGCTCCGCGACGAGCGCATCGGCTTCGTTCGCGCTCGACGCATAGTTGACCGCGACGGCAAAGCCGTCGCTCGCGAGCCGCCTCGCGATTGCCGCACCGATGCCGCGCGATGCGCCCGTCACGATGGCAACACGCTTGCCCTGTTTCTCATTCATCGCTTGCTCCCCAAGTTGACTGCCGGATGCGAAGCATGATGAATCATTCGTCTTTGGCGATCATCGTGCGTGGCTTAGTATCATCGTTCCAGTTGCTTCAACAATCGAACGATAAGACGGAAGCCCTTCGCAAATGGATCGCTTTCAAGAAATGCAGGTGTTCGTGCGCATTGCGGAGCGGCACAGCTTCACGCAAGCCGCCGACGATTTACAGATGCCGCGCGCCACCGTGACCAACCTGATGAAGCGCATGGAAGAGCGGCTCGGCACGCGCCTTCTCGAACGCACGACGCGCACCGTGCGCCTCACGCATGATGGGCAAGCGCACTATCGGCGCTGCGTGCGCCTGATTCAGGACCTCGAAGAAGCCGAGGGATCGTTCAGGCATGCGGAACCCAAGGGCCTGTTGCGCGTGAATCTGCAAGGCACGCTTGCGCGGCATTTCATCGTGCCTGCGTTGCCTGCGTTTCTTGAACGGTATTCGCAGATCGAACTGCAAATTGGTGAAGACGACAGGCTCGTCGATCTCGTGCGCGAGGGCGTGGATTGCGTGCTGCGCGCGGGCACGTTGCAGGATTCGTCGATGATCGCGCGGCGCGTCGCACTGCTCGAACAGGTGACGGTGGCGAGCCCCGCGTATCTCGCGCGGCATGGCACGCCGAAGAGTCTGGATGCGCTCGCATCACATCGCGCGGTGAATTATCTATCGAGCGCAACGGGGCGCGCATTGCCGCTGGAATTCGCGGTGCACGGACGCATCGAGACCGTGGAGCTTGCGTCGGCTATCGCGGTGAGCGGCGTCGAGCTTTATACGCAGGCGTCGCTTGCGGGACTCGGCATCGTGCAGGTGCCGCGCTATCACATCGACGATGCGCTTGCGGATGGGCGTCTGCAATGCGTCCTGACCGATCATCCTCCGCCACCGATGCCCGTATCGGTTCTTTATCCGCAAAGCCGGCAGTTGTCCGCGCGCGTGCGGGTTTTCGTGGAGTGGGTCGCGTCAGTCTTTCAGCAGACCGGAAGCGCGGTCTGAATCAACGCATATGAAAAAAGCCAGCTTTCCGCGAGGAAAGCTGGCTTTCTTTTGGCATCGACAGAAAAAGTCGAACGCCGTACAGAACCTTAAGCCGCTGCGTCCTTCAGCTTCTTCAACGCACGCGCCTTGATGCGCACGCTTGCCGGCTTGGCCGGGAACCAGCGTTCTTCACCCGTGAACGGGTCTTTGCCGAAGCGCTTCTTCTTGGCCGGGACGGATTGTGCGGAAATCTTCAACAGGCCGGAGAGCGTGAATTCGCCAGCGCCCTTCTTGTGAACCGAACCGAGGATCGTGTCTTCGAGTGCGACGAGCACGGCCTTCACTGCCTTCACGTCCACTTCGGCGCGGTCTGCCAGATGCGCGGCGAGCGATGCCTTCGTGAAGGTGTCCTTGATCGGCGACGGCGTACCCGCGGTCTTCTTCGC includes the following:
- a CDS encoding 3'-5' exonuclease family protein; its protein translation is MPQDSLADALLAGLARPIVFVDLETTGSDATADRITEIGVVEASTAGIEQWSVLVDPGMPVPPFVSRLTGIDDAMLRGQPTFESLAPALAERLNGKLFVAHNARFDYGFLKNEFRRAGIAFRADTLCTVRLSRALFPSVERHGLDALIARFDLAPQGRHRALADADLLWQFWQKIHELYSQELVDAAVKTLVKRASLPAALPEGALDALPSAPGVYLFHGDDDVPLYIGKSINLKQRVAAHFSGDHRLAKDLSISQAIRRIDYRETVGELGALLLEAKLVKDLQPVHNRLLKRASATCAWQWLPGAPAPVLLRADKRDLSREPHLFGVFASRAKAHGFMRHLADEHTLCPATLGLEKAPPGRMRGCFGYQVKRCLGACAGAETLAHHAARALEALEPARVVRWPHEGAVAIAERDAQTGREAWHVIDRWCYVGTCATREDIAALLGHAPSPRPFDADVYALLAKRFACGQLEWLACDARPAFDLVMQQAMPTLAASNEKRAAPRRRASDVTNAAQLALPV
- a CDS encoding SDR family oxidoreductase yields the protein MNEKQGKRVAIVTGASRGIGAAIARRLASDGFAVAVNYASSANEADALVAELDAGIAVKADVAHADDVRRMFDAVEAQLGKVDVLVNNAGVLKTMPLADTSDALYDRTFDINVRGTFNTLREAASRMNDGGRIVNFSSTTLALNMPGYAVYNATKAAVEAFTHVFAKELRGRGITVNAIAPGPVATSLFLEGKSDEQIASFAKMPPLERLGQPDDIASVVGFLASADAGWVNGQVLRANGGLA
- a CDS encoding LysR family transcriptional regulator — its product is MDRFQEMQVFVRIAERHSFTQAADDLQMPRATVTNLMKRMEERLGTRLLERTTRTVRLTHDGQAHYRRCVRLIQDLEEAEGSFRHAEPKGLLRVNLQGTLARHFIVPALPAFLERYSQIELQIGEDDRLVDLVREGVDCVLRAGTLQDSSMIARRVALLEQVTVASPAYLARHGTPKSLDALASHRAVNYLSSATGRALPLEFAVHGRIETVELASAIAVSGVELYTQASLAGLGIVQVPRYHIDDALADGRLQCVLTDHPPPPMPVSVLYPQSRQLSARVRVFVEWVASVFQQTGSAV
- a CDS encoding HU family DNA-binding protein, producing the protein MPTSAKTAAKKAPAKKATAKSAAPAKKAATKVAAKKVAAKNVAAKKTAGTPSPIKDTFTKASLAAHLADRAEVDVKAVKAVLVALEDTILGSVHKKGAGEFTLSGLLKISAQSVPAKKKRFGKDPFTGEERWFPAKPASVRIKARALKKLKDAAA